One window of the Candidatus Zixiibacteriota bacterium genome contains the following:
- a CDS encoding conserved hypothetical protein (Evidence 4 : Unknown function but conserved in other organisms), translating to MSVPGNQELNSLIDKVLEESWRFSPSQATLAGIHKYDREMDHVDGASRKTFLSLQKEWLAKLDEIEAGNDLDFESKLDLKVLKAELKKNILSEEMLCRAEREPSQYPGTAVFSCMIFTMRDFLSPEERYLSMIARLKEIPRYLIEAKENLRRAEFIPRLWLQMACDITSAGQSFFTQLITHNANHIPLLRNDLLAAATLASKGFDDYLKFLNNELSKKPDGSWATGEKYIEALLKDYHLLPYDSGQLEEIGLDYIRLTETALEKVAREISPGKKWAELIDEIKSDTPSAGKLLEYYREEILRSRDFVMTRDLVTIPDNENLEVIETPVTERAALPYAAYMPPAPFEEPQKGFFWVTPVNPRELNAKEQLSGHSKCAIEVRTLHEGYPGHHLQLCVANRLKSRVRRLYGTAVFVEGWALYCEELMKREGFYTGKGTELIQLKDQLWRACRVVIDMRLHSGRFGFEEAVDMLVKTARLERISAEAEVRRYSQTPTQPMSYLIGKIEIQRLAEDFRKRYPDESLRSFHDRLLSFGSVPISLARQGLMGTM from the coding sequence ATGTCTGTTCCAGGCAATCAGGAGCTGAATTCCCTCATTGATAAAGTTCTAGAGGAAAGCTGGCGCTTTTCTCCCTCGCAGGCGACTCTGGCCGGAATTCATAAGTATGATCGCGAAATGGATCATGTGGACGGGGCCTCCCGAAAGACCTTTCTATCGCTTCAAAAAGAATGGCTGGCGAAACTTGACGAAATTGAAGCCGGAAATGATCTCGATTTCGAAAGCAAACTCGATCTCAAGGTGCTGAAAGCCGAACTGAAGAAGAATATTTTATCCGAAGAAATGCTCTGCCGCGCCGAGCGCGAACCTTCGCAATACCCCGGGACGGCCGTTTTTTCCTGTATGATATTTACCATGCGGGATTTTCTCAGCCCGGAAGAAAGATATCTTTCGATGATAGCCCGGCTGAAGGAAATACCGCGGTATCTAATCGAAGCCAAGGAAAATTTGCGGCGGGCCGAATTTATTCCGCGCCTATGGCTCCAGATGGCGTGCGATATCACCAGCGCCGGACAAAGTTTTTTCACCCAATTGATAACTCATAATGCCAACCATATTCCCCTTTTAAGAAATGACCTTCTGGCGGCAGCGACATTGGCATCCAAGGGATTTGATGATTATTTGAAATTCCTTAATAATGAGTTGTCCAAAAAGCCGGATGGCTCCTGGGCGACCGGGGAAAAATACATTGAGGCGCTGCTTAAGGACTATCATTTGTTGCCGTATGATTCCGGGCAGTTGGAAGAAATCGGCCTTGACTACATTCGCTTGACCGAGACCGCTCTGGAGAAAGTGGCCAGGGAAATTTCTCCGGGGAAGAAATGGGCAGAACTGATCGATGAGATCAAGTCCGACACCCCCTCCGCCGGAAAACTTCTTGAATATTATCGGGAAGAAATACTAAGATCGAGGGATTTCGTAATGACCAGGGACCTTGTCACTATTCCCGATAATGAGAATCTCGAGGTGATTGAAACTCCGGTTACGGAGCGCGCGGCCTTGCCCTATGCCGCCTATATGCCTCCGGCCCCTTTTGAAGAGCCCCAGAAGGGTTTTTTCTGGGTCACCCCGGTCAACCCCCGTGAATTGAACGCCAAAGAGCAGTTATCGGGACACAGCAAATGTGCCATTGAGGTCAGGACCTTACATGAAGGATACCCCGGGCACCATCTGCAACTTTGTGTGGCCAATCGGCTGAAATCCAGAGTGCGCCGCCTATATGGTACGGCTGTCTTCGTCGAGGGCTGGGCCCTTTACTGCGAAGAATTGATGAAAAGGGAAGGATTTTATACGGGAAAAGGCACCGAACTGATTCAGTTAAAAGATCAACTGTGGCGGGCTTGCCGGGTCGTTATCGATATGCGTCTTCATAGCGGGCGATTCGGTTTTGAGGAAGCCGTCGATATGCTGGTGAAGACCGCTCGGCTGGAGCGAATCAGCGCCGAAGCCGAGGTCAGAAGATATTCCCAGACGCCGACTCAGCCCATGAGCTATCTCATCGGCAAAATTGAAATCCAACGGCTGGCCGAAGATTTCCGGAAGCGCTATCCGGACGAATCGCTCAGGAGTTTTCACGATCGCTTGTTGTCGTTTGGGTCCGTCCCGATTTCCCTGGCCCGGCAAGGTCTTATGGGAACAATGTAA
- the trxA gene encoding thioredoxin 1 (Evidence 2a : Function from experimental evidences in other organisms; PubMedId : 10489448, 1094461, 10947986, 1561103, 2181145, 2193685, 3891733, 4616096, 4883076, 6098320, 6099324, 7812718, 8098620, 8253691; Product type c : carrier), whose product MSKPVVITDSTFEQEVVKSNIPVVVDFWATWCGPCKMIAPILEEVANEYDGKLKVAKLDVDSNTAVASKFGIMSIPTLLFIKEGKVVDQVIGAIPKAQLLNRLTKLLG is encoded by the coding sequence ATGAGTAAACCAGTTGTAATAACTGACAGCACATTTGAACAGGAAGTGGTTAAATCAAACATACCGGTGGTAGTGGACTTTTGGGCCACCTGGTGCGGGCCATGTAAAATGATCGCTCCCATTCTTGAGGAAGTGGCGAATGAATATGACGGCAAATTGAAGGTCGCCAAACTTGATGTCGATTCCAATACGGCGGTGGCTTCCAAATTTGGAATAATGTCGATCCCGACTCTTCTTTTTATAAAAGAGGGGAAAGTCGTGGATCAGGTTATTGGGGCGATTCCGAAGGCGCAGCTTTTGAATCGCTTGACCAAACTTCTGGGGTAA
- a CDS encoding conserved hypothetical protein (Evidence 4 : Unknown function but conserved in other organisms), with protein sequence MPTYGNSGGGWKNPSPDEIKNFLKSIRTIAVVGLSSNPARASHNIGVYLKKKGYKVVPVNPNETEVLGEKSYPDLKSIPDKIDLVDVFRKGDAAPGITEEAIAIGVKGIWLQETVVSPEAFKRGEEAGLFMVMDRCIFKEHARLLG encoded by the coding sequence ATGCCGACATACGGAAATTCCGGAGGGGGGTGGAAAAATCCCTCTCCCGATGAAATAAAGAATTTTCTCAAAAGCATTAGGACCATAGCCGTTGTCGGATTGTCATCAAATCCGGCTCGGGCCAGTCACAACATTGGCGTCTATCTGAAGAAAAAAGGGTACAAGGTAGTCCCGGTTAATCCGAACGAGACTGAGGTCCTGGGCGAAAAGTCATATCCGGATTTGAAATCTATCCCCGACAAGATCGATTTGGTCGACGTCTTTCGTAAGGGCGACGCGGCCCCGGGCATTACGGAAGAGGCCATTGCCATCGGAGTAAAAGGCATCTGGCTGCAGGAAACCGTGGTTTCCCCCGAAGCGTTCAAAAGGGGGGAAGAGGCCGGATTATTTATGGTTATGGATCGGTGTATTTTCAAGGAGCACGCCCGTCTTTTGGGGTGA
- a CDS encoding Rhomboid family protein, giving the protein MSYSNRNYQSYGGGLQIGPGAISPVIKYIIIASAGVFILQKLVSYPIEVIFGLTPALFIHEFPRYIFQPVTYIFLHAGFFHIFFNMFALWMFGTEIEYSWGSRSFLKFFLLCGVSGAILSLLVNFNSTIPIIGASGAIYGILVAYWLMFPDRYLLIFFLFPMKVRWAIPLFAVLNFVASGPNVAHLAHLGGAVAGFAYLKLDWRLTGLGQWFRGIKYRRKTNKLQKNRQKAEEIMRRVDAILDKINEVGIENISKEDRKFLEQASHILSRNDK; this is encoded by the coding sequence ATGAGCTACTCAAACCGAAATTATCAAAGTTATGGCGGCGGGCTGCAAATCGGTCCGGGAGCCATTAGCCCGGTCATAAAATATATTATCATTGCATCAGCCGGCGTTTTCATCCTTCAAAAATTAGTATCATATCCGATTGAAGTGATATTCGGCCTGACGCCGGCCCTTTTCATTCACGAATTTCCCCGCTATATCTTTCAGCCGGTCACATATATTTTCCTGCATGCCGGCTTCTTTCATATTTTCTTTAATATGTTTGCACTATGGATGTTTGGAACTGAAATTGAATACAGCTGGGGTTCGCGTTCTTTTCTGAAGTTCTTTCTGCTTTGTGGAGTAAGCGGAGCGATTCTTTCTCTCCTGGTTAATTTCAATTCTACGATCCCCATAATTGGGGCCTCCGGAGCCATATATGGAATATTGGTAGCATATTGGCTGATGTTTCCGGATCGTTACCTTTTGATATTCTTCCTTTTTCCGATGAAGGTCCGCTGGGCCATTCCTCTTTTTGCGGTGCTCAATTTTGTGGCGTCCGGGCCGAATGTGGCCCATTTGGCTCATCTGGGCGGGGCCGTGGCGGGTTTCGCCTATCTTAAACTGGATTGGCGGCTTACGGGTCTCGGCCAGTGGTTCCGAGGGATTAAATATAGAAGAAAAACAAATAAACTGCAGAAAAACCGCCAAAAAGCCGAAGAAATAATGAGACGGGTAGATGCGATACTGGACAAGATAAATGAGGTCGGCATCGAGAATATCTCCAAGGAAGACAGAAAGTTTCTCGAGCAGGCCAGTCACATTTTGTCCCGCAATGATAAATAA
- a CDS encoding hypothetical protein (Evidence 5 : Unknown function): MSKKILLADKSDAIRNIAESLLLQNGYDVISAASVEKAKELVITSQPNMVVVGADLKDPDGKFLYDALEDNPMTAAIPILIIADPEGHAVPFPEEVILPRPFDPKEFLEKIRLFVGGGIEKKTEEKITSTDPFAAGTIDDEFLDAALGIDNIDVESSTVMDKSYMTGKIKIPPELQDKTGGFGILQHGNEDSKKNESQRVESLMIRDEASSATPPKSPATPSGTSKIEIASDQYGLISADKPHEVEVKSGTHDYNWFIKEMQKDAAGFEPKAVPNVDADDIKFSSSTDSVEPILSPSGKNASKREKSGLETPAIKPGGVDKFVADFKEEMSAMNEAPEAPSEAPAAVSEAVPEAGGINEAEIRHFANYIAELLAERIAKAIVDKIDSEEIYRLVRDDFINIIAAKK, encoded by the coding sequence ATGTCCAAAAAGATTCTCCTGGCCGACAAATCGGATGCTATCAGGAATATCGCCGAATCGCTACTTCTGCAAAATGGCTATGATGTCATATCGGCGGCCTCCGTGGAAAAGGCCAAGGAACTGGTTATCACTTCCCAACCCAATATGGTCGTTGTGGGTGCCGACCTGAAGGATCCCGACGGGAAATTTCTTTACGACGCCCTCGAGGATAACCCGATGACGGCGGCAATCCCCATATTGATAATCGCCGATCCCGAAGGTCATGCCGTGCCCTTTCCTGAAGAGGTCATTCTACCGCGTCCCTTCGATCCCAAGGAATTTTTGGAGAAGATTCGCCTCTTTGTGGGCGGCGGGATAGAAAAAAAGACGGAAGAAAAAATTACATCCACAGACCCCTTTGCCGCGGGAACAATCGATGATGAATTTCTGGATGCGGCCCTGGGGATCGATAATATCGATGTGGAATCGTCGACTGTCATGGACAAGTCCTATATGACCGGCAAGATCAAAATTCCGCCCGAACTGCAGGATAAAACCGGAGGATTCGGAATTTTACAGCATGGCAATGAGGATTCCAAGAAGAACGAATCGCAGCGCGTGGAATCACTTATGATTCGAGATGAGGCATCCTCCGCCACACCGCCCAAGTCCCCCGCGACTCCCTCGGGAACATCGAAAATTGAAATCGCTTCCGACCAGTATGGTCTTATTAGTGCGGATAAACCGCATGAAGTTGAAGTTAAGTCCGGGACTCATGATTACAACTGGTTTATTAAGGAAATGCAGAAAGACGCGGCCGGATTTGAACCGAAAGCCGTCCCGAATGTGGACGCCGACGATATAAAATTTTCCTCATCAACGGATTCCGTTGAGCCGATTTTGTCACCTTCGGGAAAAAATGCTTCCAAGCGCGAGAAGAGTGGTTTGGAGACTCCCGCAATCAAGCCCGGCGGGGTCGATAAATTCGTCGCTGATTTTAAGGAAGAAATGTCCGCCATGAATGAAGCTCCGGAAGCACCCTCGGAGGCGCCTGCAGCCGTTTCCGAAGCCGTTCCTGAGGCAGGCGGAATCAATGAGGCCGAGATCCGGCATTTTGCCAACTATATTGCCGAACTTTTGGCGGAAAGGATCGCCAAAGCGATTGTCGATAAGATCGATTCCGAAGAAATCTATCGGCTTGTTCGGGATGACTTCATAAATATTATCGCCGCCAAAAAATAA
- the ccdA gene encoding Cytochrome c-type biogenesis protein CcdA, which translates to MFETSVGYFSALLAGGLSFVSPCVLPLIPGYISFISGVSLEELTDREKASKHLARVAINTIFFVIGFSLVFVALGASASFIGKWLFQNLALFNKIAGVLIFVFGLHVAGVFRIRALNYEKRIHAGSKKFGIWGSVLIGMAFAFGWTPCIGPILGSILTMAANQETVSQGILLLGFYSAGLGIPFILTALLFNWLIGFFGFIKRHFRAVEIISGGLLMAIGVLIFFNLLQVIANKLLDIFPAMKVG; encoded by the coding sequence ATGTTTGAGACTTCTGTCGGATATTTTAGTGCCTTGCTTGCCGGGGGGCTGTCATTTGTATCTCCCTGCGTGTTGCCGTTAATTCCCGGTTATATTTCCTTCATATCCGGCGTTTCGCTGGAGGAATTGACGGATCGTGAGAAGGCTTCCAAGCACCTGGCGCGTGTTGCCATAAATACAATATTTTTTGTCATTGGCTTCTCGCTGGTATTTGTGGCGCTCGGGGCTTCAGCATCATTTATCGGCAAATGGCTATTCCAGAACCTCGCCCTTTTCAACAAGATTGCCGGGGTTTTGATTTTTGTCTTCGGACTGCACGTGGCCGGGGTGTTCCGAATCAGGGCTCTCAATTATGAAAAGCGCATTCACGCCGGATCCAAAAAATTCGGTATCTGGGGTTCGGTGCTGATCGGGATGGCGTTTGCATTCGGATGGACCCCGTGCATCGGCCCGATACTCGGTTCGATTCTAACGATGGCCGCCAATCAGGAAACCGTTTCGCAGGGGATTTTGCTTTTGGGTTTCTATTCGGCGGGACTGGGCATACCTTTCATCCTGACAGCGCTGCTTTTCAATTGGCTTATCGGATTTTTCGGATTTATCAAGCGTCATTTCCGAGCGGTCGAAATTATTTCCGGCGGACTTCTCATGGCTATCGGCGTCCTGATATTTTTTAATCTTCTTCAGGTAATCGCCAATAAACTTCTGGACATTTTCCCGGCCATGAAAGTCGGTTAG
- a CDS encoding hypothetical protein (Evidence 5 : Unknown function) yields MKKIEPYAAVTSSVMSGTKNNDTVLAVCIQEVAEDGSELFIGDSFSPEEIKILHHAFVADTIVNILDIKGIDLHLFYGDFPETRKSISTILNYLTKKLKGKRADVLSNGLKVTALSEERWGQKMDAAFKRCFDDGYKHVLFIGSRTPTLKENLIKMALKLLKKSDAVFGPTVEGRYYLIGMSKKYQVELASFDWRSPNIYAEVANAFRERGLSWSEMEIWYAVEHPEDIEYLVRDINQFRLEGDELSAKETEMVLERILNR; encoded by the coding sequence TTGAAAAAAATTGAACCATATGCGGCAGTTACATCATCTGTTATGAGCGGAACAAAAAATAATGACACCGTCCTGGCGGTCTGCATTCAGGAAGTAGCCGAAGACGGCTCGGAATTATTCATCGGCGATTCCTTTTCGCCGGAAGAAATAAAGATATTACATCATGCATTCGTGGCCGACACCATCGTGAATATACTGGACATTAAAGGGATTGATTTGCATCTGTTTTACGGCGATTTCCCCGAAACCAGGAAATCGATCAGCACCATTCTCAATTACCTGACCAAGAAACTTAAGGGTAAGAGGGCGGACGTCCTCTCTAACGGTTTGAAAGTCACCGCTCTTTCTGAGGAGAGATGGGGACAGAAAATGGATGCGGCGTTCAAGCGGTGTTTCGATGACGGTTATAAACATGTCTTGTTCATTGGAAGCAGAACTCCGACGCTGAAGGAAAACCTGATTAAGATGGCCCTGAAACTATTGAAAAAATCCGACGCCGTGTTTGGGCCGACCGTCGAAGGCCGCTATTACTTGATTGGTATGTCGAAAAAGTATCAGGTGGAACTGGCCTCCTTTGACTGGCGCTCGCCCAATATCTATGCCGAGGTGGCCAATGCATTTCGGGAGCGGGGTCTCTCCTGGTCGGAAATGGAAATCTGGTACGCCGTGGAGCATCCCGAGGATATCGAATATCTGGTAAGGGACATAAATCAGTTCCGTCTGGAAGGGGACGAGCTGTCGGCGAAAGAAACCGAAATGGTACTGGAAAGAATTCTCAATCGATAG
- a CDS encoding conserved hypothetical protein (Evidence 4 : Unknown function but conserved in other organisms), which translates to MERELNRLNWRNIRELVPEKIDTLIFPVGTVEAHGAIALGTDDLIPESMARHLADKINALIAPTVNYGITRSLYGYPGSVTVSESSFKAYINDILVSFSHTGFRRIILLNGHGGNNACLKEVAQQYFYNYHVKIAIIHWWELNRDLVKEFYGQAGGHAAIDETALVQAIDPALVDKKLYDEKLAYFVRQGADIYPIPGPILLYTKGEGVPDFDLEKARKFQKKVFEEVESFVKLILSQWDQI; encoded by the coding sequence ATGGAACGTGAATTAAACAGACTGAATTGGAGGAATATCCGGGAGCTTGTTCCGGAAAAAATAGACACCCTCATTTTTCCGGTGGGAACAGTCGAGGCCCACGGTGCCATTGCCCTCGGAACCGATGATCTAATTCCAGAGTCCATGGCCCGACATCTGGCCGATAAGATCAATGCCCTTATCGCGCCGACCGTCAATTACGGCATTACCCGCTCTCTCTATGGATATCCCGGCTCGGTGACCGTCAGTGAATCTTCATTCAAGGCCTATATTAATGATATTCTTGTTTCCTTCTCGCATACGGGATTTAGGAGAATCATATTGTTGAATGGCCATGGCGGCAATAACGCCTGCTTGAAGGAAGTCGCCCAGCAGTATTTTTATAATTATCACGTCAAAATCGCAATTATCCACTGGTGGGAATTGAATCGGGATCTGGTAAAGGAATTCTATGGACAGGCCGGCGGGCACGCCGCGATCGATGAAACCGCTCTCGTTCAGGCCATCGACCCGGCTCTGGTGGACAAAAAATTATATGATGAAAAACTGGCCTATTTTGTCCGGCAGGGGGCCGATATATATCCTATCCCCGGGCCGATTCTGCTCTATACCAAAGGTGAAGGAGTTCCCGATTTCGATTTGGAAAAAGCCCGCAAGTTTCAGAAGAAGGTTTTTGAAGAGGTCGAATCCTTCGTCAAACTGATATTGAGCCAGTGGGATCAAATTTAA
- a CDS encoding exported hypothetical protein (Evidence 5 : Unknown function), whose translation MRKFFLTLIFFTIAVAGTIQAADPYIESVEEITAGNFFGYGARQMAMGGTGMMTIDGTALFYNPANLARIPRIEFNFGLSNQKYQDASTVRPVRRIVENGIIPTATVMSGRFAGFTSVAGSADNSKTNTRINSAILSIPYPTYRGSLVIGLGVVRTADFDRVFDMYFRDDTASGGHITGAGHEFQSGGLYQWGAGFGLDLSPRVSFGGMAYVYTGKHEYNWEYALDSVGVYDYHFQQYIEDKYLGFGGKIGLAMQLSQYIGLGLAVESPVVLNVEENSTNESQYPTDSGRADDYWTNYVEYDVKRPFVFSAGMTARIQDATLALDIDYTDWSQLAYGDNADMETENSKIKTYYKDALRFRLGGEYVFPELGLSLRGGFFSDPLPIKSEFQNRSRYGYTLGFGLLVDQVMTIDFAYLHGSYGRNSDFTYASSLDGQTLHNFIIDENIKYNRLYLTAAYRF comes from the coding sequence ATGAGAAAATTTTTTCTGACGCTGATTTTTTTTACAATTGCAGTCGCGGGAACGATTCAGGCCGCTGATCCCTATATCGAAAGTGTGGAGGAAATCACGGCCGGAAATTTCTTCGGTTACGGGGCCCGTCAGATGGCTATGGGCGGAACGGGGATGATGACCATTGATGGCACGGCGCTTTTCTATAATCCGGCAAATCTGGCCCGGATTCCCCGGATTGAGTTCAATTTCGGCTTGAGTAATCAGAAATATCAGGATGCCTCAACGGTTCGTCCCGTTAGAAGAATCGTAGAAAACGGCATCATTCCGACGGCGACGGTTATGAGCGGACGATTCGCCGGTTTTACTTCAGTCGCAGGTAGCGCCGACAATTCCAAGACCAACACCAGAATAAATTCCGCCATTCTTTCTATCCCCTACCCTACTTATCGCGGTTCCCTTGTGATAGGACTGGGAGTGGTGCGAACAGCCGACTTTGACCGTGTCTTTGATATGTACTTTCGTGATGACACGGCTTCAGGCGGTCACATTACCGGCGCCGGCCATGAATTTCAATCAGGGGGGCTATATCAATGGGGAGCCGGTTTCGGCCTTGATCTCTCGCCTCGCGTTTCATTCGGCGGGATGGCATATGTTTATACCGGAAAACATGAGTACAATTGGGAATATGCTTTGGATTCAGTTGGAGTTTACGATTATCATTTCCAGCAATATATTGAAGACAAATATCTCGGATTCGGAGGGAAAATCGGCTTGGCCATGCAATTGTCGCAATATATCGGCCTCGGTCTGGCGGTCGAATCGCCCGTTGTTTTGAATGTTGAAGAGAATTCGACTAATGAAAGCCAATATCCCACTGATTCCGGAAGAGCGGATGATTACTGGACAAATTATGTCGAATATGACGTCAAGCGGCCTTTTGTTTTTTCGGCGGGAATGACGGCCCGAATCCAGGACGCCACTCTGGCCCTTGATATCGACTATACCGATTGGAGCCAACTGGCCTATGGTGATAACGCCGACATGGAGACGGAAAACAGTAAGATCAAAACCTATTATAAAGACGCTCTTCGTTTCCGCCTTGGTGGTGAGTATGTCTTTCCTGAATTAGGTCTCTCCCTGCGAGGCGGTTTCTTTTCGGATCCTCTGCCGATTAAATCCGAGTTCCAGAATCGCAGCCGCTACGGATACACTCTTGGCTTCGGCCTTCTGGTCGATCAGGTTATGACAATTGATTTTGCTTATCTTCACGGATCCTATGGACGCAATTCCGATTTTACCTACGCGTCATCTTTGGACGGTCAGACCTTGCACAATTTCATAATTGACGAAAATATCAAATACAACCGTCTCTATTTGACTGCGGCCTACAGATTCTAA
- a CDS encoding exported hypothetical protein (Evidence 5 : Unknown function): MRKAITLLIPLSIILLSAAGCYTILKHPDVNENYTSADYQQDCVSCHQDYHNYPYGYFYGTYPDYWWTTPRYGHYYAYPWWWDYYWYDYRNQGDRGDMNNGSDNETERPEGEKAVRRDALRPPYTGGPTRAIYHEGESAPGASDQSSTGNKPATPDNSKNKSDDGNKKTEEKKEENKKAERRGGGPR; encoded by the coding sequence ATGAGAAAAGCAATTACCCTCCTGATACCTTTAAGTATAATCCTGCTCAGTGCGGCCGGGTGTTACACAATTCTTAAACATCCCGATGTCAACGAAAATTACACCAGCGCCGATTATCAGCAGGACTGTGTCAGTTGCCATCAGGATTATCATAATTACCCATACGGGTATTTTTACGGGACCTATCCCGATTACTGGTGGACGACTCCCCGGTATGGGCACTATTACGCTTATCCCTGGTGGTGGGACTATTACTGGTATGATTACCGGAATCAGGGCGATCGCGGTGACATGAATAATGGTAGTGATAACGAAACAGAAAGGCCGGAAGGAGAAAAAGCGGTGCGGCGCGACGCCCTTCGTCCTCCTTACACCGGCGGCCCTACCCGGGCCATATATCATGAAGGTGAATCGGCTCCGGGAGCGTCGGATCAATCGTCCACCGGCAATAAGCCGGCGACGCCGGATAACAGCAAGAATAAATCTGATGACGGCAACAAGAAGACAGAAGAGAAAAAAGAAGAAAATAAGAAGGCGGAACGTCGGGGAGGTGGTCCCAGATGA
- a CDS encoding conserved exported hypothetical protein (Evidence 4 : Unknown function but conserved in other organisms) gives MHFWLKPVSIIVGLALFISPLAGAQQEPPARSLFDIPARTLINCPTANTLPRGCFDVILRVYPNGGILSGTNIGLSNRFMVGLSYGAEGIIAEHNPTWNPRIEFNVKLKLIEEQPYFPAFTLGFCSQGQGSYNKEWKRYTYKSKGFYGVISRTLYFYRSSFGGHFGLNYSFENEKDNDKSPDLFFGFDTQINYNIAFNMEYDAGLNDDASSAPFGRGRGYLNMSIRWLFSENLELEAIFDNLLNNRRDANSFGRGLRFTYIEFF, from the coding sequence ATGCATTTCTGGCTAAAGCCGGTTTCTATCATTGTCGGACTGGCATTATTCATTTCGCCGCTTGCCGGGGCTCAGCAAGAGCCACCGGCCCGGTCTCTTTTTGACATTCCCGCGAGGACCCTGATCAATTGCCCGACCGCTAATACTCTGCCGCGCGGTTGCTTTGATGTAATTTTGAGGGTTTATCCCAACGGCGGAATCTTGAGCGGAACCAATATCGGGCTTTCCAATCGCTTTATGGTCGGGCTTTCCTATGGCGCCGAAGGAATCATTGCGGAGCATAATCCCACCTGGAATCCCCGAATCGAGTTTAATGTAAAATTGAAATTGATTGAAGAACAGCCATATTTCCCCGCCTTTACACTCGGATTTTGCTCGCAGGGGCAGGGATCTTACAATAAGGAATGGAAAAGATATACTTACAAATCGAAGGGGTTTTATGGCGTCATCAGCCGAACTCTTTACTTTTACAGGTCATCGTTCGGCGGACATTTCGGCTTGAACTATTCATTCGAGAATGAAAAAGATAACGATAAATCACCGGATCTCTTTTTCGGTTTTGACACTCAAATCAACTATAACATCGCTTTCAATATGGAATATGATGCCGGATTGAATGACGATGCCTCATCGGCTCCTTTCGGAAGAGGTCGTGGCTATCTTAATATGAGCATCCGCTGGCTCTTCTCCGAAAATCTGGAACTGGAGGCGATTTTCGACAATCTGTTGAATAACCGTCGCGACGCGAACTCCTTTGGACGAGGTTTACGATTTACATATATAGAATTTTTCTAG
- a CDS encoding Nitroreductase, translating to MEFFEVIKKRRSIRAYKVGKVIPDEILFRILESARLAPSASNLQPWKFIIIRDSRLKTDIAKLCKGRMWIADASAVIAGVATRPDYRMGSGQEAFRIDIATAFAHMTLTANNESLGCCWIGSFSADECKKLLGIPDQYPLVGFLTVGYPDEIPGPKERKSMEEIVCYDRWAE from the coding sequence ATGGAGTTTTTCGAGGTCATAAAGAAACGGCGCTCCATCCGCGCCTACAAAGTTGGCAAGGTCATCCCGGACGAAATATTGTTCCGAATATTGGAATCGGCCCGGTTGGCGCCTTCGGCCAGCAATCTACAGCCCTGGAAATTCATCATCATCAGGGATAGCCGATTGAAAACGGATATAGCCAAATTGTGTAAGGGCAGAATGTGGATTGCCGACGCCTCCGCCGTCATCGCCGGGGTGGCAACCCGACCCGATTATCGGATGGGTTCGGGACAAGAGGCCTTTCGAATTGATATTGCCACGGCTTTTGCTCACATGACATTGACCGCGAATAATGAATCGCTGGGATGCTGCTGGATCGGGTCGTTTTCGGCCGATGAATGCAAAAAACTGCTCGGCATACCGGATCAATATCCTCTGGTCGGATTCCTCACTGTCGGCTATCCGGATGAAATTCCGGGTCCCAAAGAACGAAAAAGCATGGAGGAGATAGTCTGTTACGACCGCTGGGCTGAATAG